A portion of the Stegostoma tigrinum isolate sSteTig4 chromosome 46, sSteTig4.hap1, whole genome shotgun sequence genome contains these proteins:
- the LOC125449487 gene encoding uncharacterized protein LOC125449487, whose protein sequence is MEYPKIYEVERIYFLFLAIIAIPVNTVAIVILARRKCGLSECITCYLLAMAAADLAVTMTDVVMHRLNHMYFPVSFLLLTPVCSLRHALFNVSIDCSVWFTVAFTFDRCAAICYSSFKQKYCRRRTVTVILSVIFVGSCLRSIPIFFLYQTVIVIDNIPWYCTGKPNYATSTFWKAYECIESIVNPLLPICMILVFNALTIRHIIATSKVRKALRSTSKNHNDPETEKRRNSMILLFALSANFILLWMVNVVYSMTWQLVNCQYQSKYFDGPIYIVQQVGVMLQLLSSSTNTCIYGLTQKKFRAELKHGIKFLFTLNGNCVKN, encoded by the exons ATGGAATATCCCAAAATTTATGAAGTGGAACGCATTTACTTTCTATTTCTTGCGATCATTGCCATACCAG TTAACACTGTGGCAATCGTGATCCTAGCTCGGAGGAAGTGTGGTCTCTCCGAATGCATCACTTGTTACCTGTTAGCCATGGCAGCAGCTGATCTCGCTGTGACGATGACTGATGTGGTTATGCACCGTTTAAATCACATGTATTTTCCGGTTTCCTTCTTGCTTCTGACCCCTGTTTGCTCACTCAGACATGCACTGTTCAATGTGTCCATTGATTGCTCAGTGTGGTTTACCGTTGCTTTTACATTTGATCGATGTGCAGCTATTTGTTATTCGAGTTTTAAGCAGAAATACTGTAGGAGGAGAACAGTAACTGTGATTCTATCAGTCATTTTTGTGGGAAGTTGTTTGCGAAGCATTCCTATTTTCTTTTTATACCAAACTGTGATTGTCATCGACAATATTCCATGGTACTGCACTGGAAAACCAAATTACGCTACTTCCACTTTCTGGAAGGCATATGAATGCATTGAAAGCATTGTAAACCCTTTATTACCGATTTGTATGATATTGGTCTTTAATGCATTAACCATTAGGCATATCATTGCAACAAGTAAAGTGCGCAAGGCACTCCGAAGTACAAGCAAGAATCACAATGATCCAGAGACGGAGAAACGgagaaattccatgattttgttgTTTGCTCTATCAGCTAACTTCATACTGTTATGGATGGTAAATGTTGTGTATTCAATGACGTGGCAACTGGTTAACTGTCAATATCAAAGCAAATATTTTGATGGACCCATTTACATTGTTCAGCAGGTTGGTGTAATGCTGCAACTTCTCagttcatcaacaaacacatgtaTTTATGGATTAACGCAAAAGAAATTCAGAGCAGAGCTGAAGCACGGGATAAAATTTCTATTCACACTAAATGGCAACTGTGTTAAGAATTAA